One Paenibacillus riograndensis SBR5 DNA segment encodes these proteins:
- a CDS encoding ABC transporter substrate-binding protein, which translates to MRKAKHLAVSLAAVLLVGSLAGCGGSNNAGKDNTTKENSGNNAASTNAPATDKAADPAEKIELSFWTLGNVNYEELANAYTKEHPNVTIKIQNTGDQTAHHNNLTTALSAGSGAPDIFQLEIGFMERFLSAQDKFYNLNDYGAKDIQANYLDWKWKQASSVDGSFQLGLPTDIGPTVVYYRTDLAKKAGLPEDPDGFGAAIDTWDKFATVAKAYKDKIGKPFVDLTDLTYNALRDQSNDEIYFSKADGKFIGDTNPQVKKAYDFTVKGIQEGWISNFMLWSPEWGQGMNDGSFAVIMGPAWMAGNIKSNAPDTSGKWKIAQLPEGAGNWGGSFITLPKEGKHPKEAYDFIQWLVNKDNQLESFKTKGLMPSIPALYEDPAFKDFKDDFFGGQQTAVEFGKSANRVKPVYYGPLHDQTDTFFKNALKNVLEKKADPAKEWDEAVKQAKTLAERG; encoded by the coding sequence ATGAGAAAAGCAAAGCACCTGGCAGTGTCACTTGCCGCCGTTCTGCTTGTAGGTTCACTGGCAGGATGCGGAGGAAGCAACAACGCCGGGAAGGACAACACTACCAAAGAAAATTCCGGTAACAATGCAGCAAGCACAAATGCTCCGGCTACAGACAAGGCAGCAGATCCTGCTGAAAAGATTGAGCTCTCTTTCTGGACATTGGGCAACGTCAACTATGAAGAGCTGGCGAACGCGTATACCAAAGAGCATCCGAACGTTACGATTAAGATTCAGAACACCGGGGACCAGACCGCGCATCACAACAACCTGACGACAGCGTTGTCCGCAGGTTCGGGAGCGCCTGATATTTTCCAACTTGAAATCGGTTTCATGGAACGTTTCCTGAGTGCGCAGGACAAATTCTACAACTTGAATGATTACGGTGCGAAGGATATTCAAGCCAATTATCTGGATTGGAAATGGAAACAAGCCTCGTCCGTGGACGGCAGCTTCCAGCTGGGCCTCCCGACAGATATTGGTCCAACCGTTGTGTACTACCGCACAGACCTGGCTAAAAAGGCCGGACTGCCGGAGGACCCTGACGGCTTCGGTGCCGCTATCGATACCTGGGATAAATTCGCCACAGTAGCCAAAGCGTATAAGGATAAAATCGGCAAGCCCTTTGTCGATCTGACCGACCTGACTTACAACGCGCTGCGTGACCAATCCAATGATGAGATTTATTTCAGCAAAGCGGACGGCAAATTTATCGGCGACACCAATCCGCAGGTGAAGAAAGCTTATGATTTCACAGTCAAAGGCATTCAGGAAGGCTGGATCAGCAACTTCATGCTGTGGTCTCCTGAGTGGGGCCAAGGCATGAATGACGGTTCTTTTGCCGTTATTATGGGACCTGCATGGATGGCGGGAAATATCAAGAGCAATGCTCCTGACACCTCCGGCAAGTGGAAAATTGCCCAGCTTCCTGAAGGCGCAGGCAACTGGGGCGGATCTTTCATCACGCTGCCGAAGGAAGGCAAGCATCCTAAGGAAGCTTATGACTTCATCCAGTGGCTCGTGAACAAAGACAATCAGCTCGAATCGTTCAAAACCAAGGGTCTGATGCCTTCTATTCCGGCGCTCTATGAAGATCCTGCATTCAAGGATTTCAAGGATGATTTCTTCGGCGGCCAGCAGACTGCAGTTGAATTCGGTAAATCGGCAAACCGCGTAAAACCTGTATACTACGGACCTTTGCATGACCAGACCGATACCTTCTTCAAAAATGCACTGAAAAACGTGCTGGAAAAGAAAGCGGACCCGGCCAAAGAGTGGGATGAAGCCGTGAAGCAGGCGAAAACTCTGGCAGAACGCGGCTAA
- a CDS encoding carbohydrate ABC transporter permease encodes MAEPVLASPHAESKRPFLTEQRRSRITAYTFISPFFILFSIFGLYPIFFTIYLSFFKWDALGPMKFVGMKNYDLVTSDPTFWISFSNTLIMGLMGTVPQIILALLLAVLLHSGMTKFKKTFRILYFMPNITSIVAVTLVFSTLFGNNGMINWMLNGLGLDSVAFNSGWWGVKIAISTMVMWRWTGYNAIIFLSGLQSIPTDLYEAARIDGANRRQQFTFITMPLLRPFIVFVTLLSTIGALQLFTEPYVFLGQSGTGSTRQEGITMVTYLYSEAFRNGFFGTAAATAVLLFLVTIIFSLLNMLASSRMGGDTGGKKA; translated from the coding sequence ATGGCTGAGCCCGTACTCGCGAGTCCACATGCCGAGAGCAAACGCCCTTTTTTGACTGAACAAAGACGGAGCCGTATTACTGCGTATACCTTTATTTCTCCTTTCTTTATTCTGTTCTCGATATTTGGACTGTACCCGATTTTTTTTACGATTTATTTGTCCTTTTTCAAATGGGATGCCTTGGGTCCCATGAAGTTCGTCGGTATGAAAAACTATGATCTGGTGACGAGCGACCCCACCTTCTGGATTTCGTTCTCCAACACGCTCATTATGGGCCTTATGGGAACCGTTCCGCAGATCATTCTGGCGCTGCTGCTGGCCGTGCTGCTGCATTCCGGCATGACCAAATTCAAAAAAACGTTCCGTATTCTCTATTTCATGCCGAATATCACTTCAATCGTCGCCGTTACGCTGGTATTCAGCACCCTGTTCGGCAATAACGGGATGATCAACTGGATGCTGAATGGACTGGGCCTGGACAGCGTGGCCTTCAACTCCGGCTGGTGGGGCGTCAAAATCGCCATTTCCACAATGGTCATGTGGCGCTGGACGGGCTACAACGCGATTATATTCCTCTCCGGCCTGCAGAGTATTCCGACGGATCTGTATGAAGCTGCCCGCATCGACGGAGCGAACCGAAGACAGCAGTTTACGTTCATTACCATGCCGCTTCTCCGGCCATTTATTGTTTTTGTTACGTTGCTGTCCACGATTGGCGCTCTTCAGCTCTTCACCGAGCCTTATGTCTTCCTGGGACAGTCCGGAACCGGCTCTACACGGCAGGAAGGGATAACGATGGTTACCTATCTGTACAGTGAAGCTTTCCGCAACGGGTTCTTTGGCACAGCGGCAGCTACGGCAGTTCTGCTGTTCCTCGTCACGATTATTTTCTCCTTGCTTAATATGCTGGCTTCAAGCCGCATGGGCGGAGATACAGGAGGGAAAAAAGCGTGA
- a CDS encoding carbohydrate ABC transporter permease — protein sequence MILGALVSIFPFYWMFVVGTNDKGAVFHVPPLLTIGDQFIDNFKRVLDKADFFQALGNSLFVSSMVTISVVFFCTLAGYAFAKYEFPFKNVLFYFVIATLFVPQQLGVLPTYVIMAKLHWIDSFKALIVPAMVNAFGIFWMRQYISTAVHTELIEAGRIDGGGHFRIFWNIAIPVITPAMATLGILNFMTVWNDFFWPLVVLKNKEHFTIQIALQQLFTTRDGLDYGMIMSATFTATLPLLVVFLLFSRWVIAGLTSGAVKS from the coding sequence ATGATTCTCGGCGCCCTGGTGTCCATCTTCCCGTTTTACTGGATGTTTGTTGTAGGCACCAATGATAAAGGTGCTGTGTTCCATGTGCCGCCGCTGCTGACCATCGGGGACCAGTTCATCGACAACTTCAAGCGTGTGCTGGATAAAGCAGATTTCTTCCAGGCGCTGGGCAACTCCCTGTTTGTATCCTCTATGGTGACCATCTCGGTCGTGTTCTTCTGTACACTGGCCGGTTATGCATTCGCCAAATATGAATTTCCATTCAAAAACGTGCTGTTCTACTTCGTCATTGCCACATTGTTCGTACCGCAGCAGCTCGGTGTGCTGCCAACGTATGTCATTATGGCAAAGCTGCACTGGATCGACAGCTTCAAGGCACTGATCGTGCCGGCGATGGTTAACGCGTTCGGGATCTTCTGGATGCGCCAGTACATTTCTACAGCCGTACATACGGAGCTGATCGAAGCAGGCCGCATCGACGGCGGGGGCCATTTCCGCATCTTCTGGAATATTGCGATACCGGTCATTACGCCGGCGATGGCTACACTCGGCATTCTGAACTTTATGACGGTGTGGAATGATTTCTTCTGGCCGCTCGTCGTTCTGAAGAACAAAGAGCATTTCACCATTCAGATTGCGTTGCAGCAGCTATTCACTACACGTGACGGCTTGGATTATGGAATGATCATGTCCGCGACCTTTACAGCAACCCTGCCGCTGCTGGTGGTATTCCTGCTGTTCAGCCGCTGGGTCATTGCCGGACTGACCTCGGGTGCAGTCAAGAGTTAA
- a CDS encoding sensor histidine kinase, giving the protein MKLRRKILFAIILLVFIPVIVMGSVTYINFSNAMEKKSSNFYWISLLETDRKLKFALSEITSITNSAITQPAIQQSLKQPDFVLTYDRKQEINNLLINHPMITSFSLYGKDRLLYQYNAPMSFADMRQQTWYGAMERAEGRPVWSGPGENGSESSGEPVLVQARIIKDYYSLEDIGYLVVYVKPDLLDQIFWEAATLKKGDILLVNKQGNIVFNKSGEHIGQRTDFPFLQENYNQEQDYYIDNYQGEKSLITFLPSHNADWYLAAITPMNLISSESVSIRNIALILGAVSLISAFLFDHYFIRRLVRSINSAVNGMKRVKQGIFTPINVPARADDESDSLIDGFNRMSSQISELIEQVQTEQGRKKEAEMQALMAQINPHFIYNSLESINSMAVLAGNRDISKMVVSLGRLLRISISQNQELIPLQMEFEHVRHYLDIQKFRFEDKFSYALELPASLKNLMTQKLIVQPIVENALYHAIEQMEEHGVITISAEETGKDLIIIVKDNGPGFELATLMSLWNEERTNPKKYSDSGVGLKNVHERLNIRFGNPYGIVVCSSPGFGSTICIRIPRILP; this is encoded by the coding sequence ATGAAGCTCCGCCGCAAAATATTGTTCGCTATTATTCTTCTCGTGTTCATCCCCGTCATTGTGATGGGCAGTGTTACTTATATTAATTTCTCCAACGCCATGGAGAAGAAATCCAGCAATTTCTACTGGATCTCGCTTCTGGAAACGGACCGCAAGCTGAAGTTCGCACTCAGTGAAATTACATCCATTACGAATTCGGCCATTACGCAGCCGGCGATTCAGCAGTCGCTGAAGCAGCCGGATTTTGTGCTGACCTATGACCGCAAGCAGGAGATCAACAATCTGCTGATCAACCATCCGATGATCACCTCGTTCAGCCTGTACGGCAAGGACCGTCTGCTGTACCAGTACAATGCGCCCATGTCTTTTGCGGATATGCGCCAGCAGACCTGGTATGGGGCGATGGAGAGGGCTGAAGGACGCCCTGTCTGGTCCGGTCCCGGAGAGAACGGCTCGGAATCTTCAGGCGAGCCAGTGCTGGTGCAGGCCAGAATCATTAAGGATTACTATTCGCTGGAGGATATCGGATATCTGGTGGTGTATGTGAAGCCGGATTTGCTGGATCAGATATTCTGGGAAGCCGCAACGCTGAAGAAAGGGGATATTCTGCTGGTGAACAAGCAGGGGAATATCGTCTTTAACAAATCCGGTGAGCACATCGGACAGCGGACGGATTTTCCCTTTTTACAGGAGAACTACAACCAGGAGCAGGACTATTACATTGACAATTATCAGGGGGAAAAATCACTGATTACTTTCCTGCCTTCACATAATGCAGACTGGTATTTGGCAGCGATTACACCGATGAATCTGATTTCTTCAGAGTCTGTGTCGATCCGCAATATTGCGCTTATACTGGGTGCGGTTTCGCTCATCTCCGCCTTTTTGTTCGACCATTATTTTATACGCAGGCTGGTGCGCAGCATCAATAGTGCGGTGAACGGAATGAAGCGGGTCAAACAGGGCATCTTCACCCCCATTAACGTACCGGCCCGTGCCGATGATGAAAGCGATTCGCTGATTGACGGCTTTAACCGGATGAGCTCACAGATCAGCGAACTGATCGAACAGGTCCAGACCGAGCAGGGCCGTAAAAAGGAAGCGGAAATGCAGGCGCTGATGGCGCAGATTAATCCCCATTTTATCTATAATTCACTGGAATCGATTAACTCCATGGCTGTGCTGGCCGGCAACCGCGATATCAGTAAAATGGTCGTCTCGCTCGGCAGGCTGCTGCGGATCAGCATCAGCCAGAATCAGGAGCTGATTCCGCTGCAGATGGAATTTGAGCATGTCCGCCATTATCTGGATATCCAGAAATTCCGTTTTGAAGACAAGTTCTCTTATGCACTGGAGCTTCCGGCATCGCTCAAAAATCTGATGACACAGAAGCTTATTGTTCAGCCGATTGTTGAGAACGCTTTGTACCATGCCATTGAACAGATGGAGGAGCATGGGGTGATTACAATCTCTGCGGAGGAGACGGGAAAGGATCTGATCATCATCGTGAAGGACAACGGACCCGGCTTTGAGCTTGCCACCTTGATGAGTCTATGGAATGAGGAACGCACCAATCCGAAAAAATACAGCGACAGCGGGGTTGGACTCAAAAATGTGCATGAGCGTCTGAATATCCGGTTCGGCAATCCTTACGGGATTGTGGTCTGTTCCTCTCCCGGCTTCGGGTCAACGATTTGCATCCGTATTCCGAGAATTCTGCCATGA
- a CDS encoding ABC transporter substrate-binding protein, with product MTKKQMVQRWLTKWGWILLYIVLMSGAVLYIMQGGREPIEDNSQEKITLTFRHFWIKEHDRPLLAIFEEVVKEYQGAHPNVKVNFEGLDQTIHREQKLKSEMVTGTPPDMFVLFGGAEIEPYVRSNRLMDLTDFAQENGLKDQFKDLHLWTFNNHIYGLPIEGNAEPLYYNRTVFNKLGIKVPGTLAELDAAIVQLKLQGYIPFALGNEDRWPAGIFAHYLMDRYAGPDLIQKLVTGKDGASFGNSYYKQAFRHFGLWVHENAFSPDSNNTSTENAVRLFTSGKAAMYLNGNWDINLFSGENAPADFQNEVGVIPFPALDGGEKASIAGGYTIGIGLSSSLTGAKREAALELMKALYTQETQKRIVYEGLRIPSMRITFDPNKTGPVFAQVMELMENNQQSFVPYDNLLSPEVKKTFLSVIEEMIDGGLQGDEALKELQAASRQYWKLIRSSAIQ from the coding sequence ATGACCAAAAAGCAGATGGTGCAAAGATGGCTGACCAAATGGGGCTGGATTCTGCTGTACATTGTTCTTATGTCCGGGGCGGTCCTGTACATTATGCAAGGCGGCAGAGAACCGATTGAGGATAATTCACAGGAAAAAATTACACTGACTTTCCGGCATTTCTGGATCAAGGAACATGACCGGCCGCTGCTGGCCATTTTTGAGGAGGTTGTGAAGGAGTATCAGGGGGCGCACCCTAATGTAAAAGTGAATTTTGAGGGGCTGGACCAGACGATACACCGTGAGCAGAAGCTGAAAAGCGAGATGGTCACCGGCACGCCCCCGGATATGTTCGTGCTGTTCGGAGGCGCAGAGATTGAACCTTATGTGCGCTCCAACCGCCTGATGGATCTGACGGATTTTGCACAGGAGAACGGCCTGAAGGACCAGTTCAAGGATCTGCACCTGTGGACATTTAACAATCATATCTACGGATTGCCGATTGAAGGTAATGCGGAGCCGCTGTATTATAACCGGACGGTCTTCAATAAGCTGGGCATTAAAGTGCCCGGGACGCTGGCAGAACTGGACGCGGCGATCGTTCAATTGAAGCTGCAGGGGTACATTCCGTTTGCGCTCGGCAATGAAGACCGCTGGCCCGCAGGGATATTCGCCCATTATTTAATGGACCGGTATGCCGGTCCGGACCTGATTCAGAAGCTGGTTACGGGCAAGGATGGAGCCAGCTTCGGGAACAGCTATTATAAACAGGCCTTCCGGCATTTCGGTCTATGGGTCCATGAGAATGCGTTTAGCCCGGACTCCAATAATACCTCAACGGAAAATGCAGTCCGCCTGTTCACAAGCGGCAAAGCTGCTATGTATTTGAACGGAAACTGGGATATTAATCTGTTCTCCGGGGAGAACGCGCCGGCGGATTTTCAGAACGAGGTGGGAGTCATCCCGTTCCCCGCACTGGACGGTGGTGAGAAAGCCTCCATTGCCGGCGGATATACGATAGGGATCGGACTGTCCTCCAGCCTGACAGGTGCGAAGCGGGAGGCAGCGCTGGAACTGATGAAGGCGCTCTATACCCAGGAGACACAGAAGCGGATTGTGTATGAAGGGCTGAGAATTCCGTCCATGCGCATTACCTTTGACCCCAATAAAACAGGGCCGGTTTTTGCCCAAGTGATGGAGCTGATGGAGAACAATCAGCAGAGCTTTGTGCCTTATGACAATCTTCTGTCACCGGAGGTTAAAAAAACGTTCCTGAGTGTCATTGAAGAAATGATTGATGGCGGCCTGCAGGGGGATGAGGCGCTGAAGGAGCTGCAGGCTGCATCGAGACAGTATTGGAAATTGATTCGGAGCTCGGCCATTCAATAA
- a CDS encoding response regulator — MGATQEKYKVLLVDDEPIILRSLKVAIPWEELGLAIAGEARNGEAALQLIEETAPQIIISDIRMPVIDGIALMKEVLPRSSKLIFIFISGYGEFEYAREALRQGAFDYLLKPIDHDELTEMLTRAIARLKRQKENEQLMLSVQTLSMLARERMYAEFTLGNPRPLQHLKWLENSELEGEYFMAVVRLDNYASLTAQWSVEEKRLWLFAVRNILEEWSLENGVLSVFPFYNGEWILLFPGSLGSVSKELGEQLISGIRKYSKLECSVGISRITRGIDQLSTVYPLACKALYQRFYSGQAGVFIDEETAAGGSREVKYPKELELALIESIRTVDLERMLSLFDEMSAFIEAQGLPQELAERLIIEMIVVLYRQFEHLNLHTDWSLEGLLSRLHGLGTLSAMIAALKMEFSEWMLGSNKSATREDGRSVVEKSMRYIEANYHKDLSIEEVAEVADLSISHFCTLFKQISGYTFLEFVTHCRMEKAKYILQNSNVKVYQVAPLVGYQDPRYFTQVFKKATGKTPTEYREENSRQAN, encoded by the coding sequence ATGGGTGCAACACAGGAGAAATACAAAGTGCTGCTGGTAGATGATGAGCCGATCATTCTGCGGAGCCTGAAGGTCGCCATCCCTTGGGAAGAGCTGGGCCTTGCCATTGCGGGGGAAGCGCGGAATGGAGAAGCGGCGCTGCAGCTAATCGAAGAGACGGCACCGCAGATTATCATCAGCGATATCCGTATGCCGGTCATCGACGGCATCGCGCTGATGAAGGAGGTGCTGCCGCGCAGCAGCAAGCTGATCTTTATTTTCATCAGCGGCTACGGAGAGTTTGAGTATGCCCGGGAAGCGCTGCGCCAGGGGGCCTTTGACTACTTGCTGAAGCCGATCGATCATGATGAATTGACGGAAATGCTGACCCGGGCCATAGCCAGGCTCAAGCGCCAGAAGGAGAATGAGCAGCTGATGCTCTCGGTGCAGACCTTGTCCATGCTGGCCCGCGAGCGGATGTATGCCGAGTTCACACTCGGCAATCCGCGTCCGCTTCAGCATCTGAAGTGGCTGGAGAACAGCGAGCTGGAGGGCGAGTATTTCATGGCCGTGGTCCGGCTCGATAATTACGCTTCCTTGACGGCGCAGTGGAGCGTGGAGGAGAAGCGGCTTTGGCTGTTCGCAGTAAGGAACATTCTGGAGGAATGGTCGCTGGAGAACGGCGTGCTGTCCGTGTTCCCGTTCTACAACGGGGAGTGGATTCTGCTCTTCCCCGGTAGTCTTGGCAGTGTCAGCAAAGAACTGGGCGAGCAGTTGATTTCCGGAATCAGGAAATATTCGAAGCTGGAATGCTCGGTAGGCATCAGCCGCATCACCCGGGGCATTGACCAGCTAAGCACGGTATACCCGCTTGCTTGCAAAGCGCTGTACCAGCGGTTTTATTCAGGTCAGGCGGGAGTGTTCATCGATGAGGAGACGGCGGCTGGCGGCAGCCGGGAAGTAAAATATCCGAAGGAGCTGGAGCTTGCCCTCATCGAGAGTATCCGGACGGTGGATCTGGAACGGATGCTGTCCTTATTTGATGAAATGTCAGCTTTCATTGAAGCCCAGGGGCTTCCGCAGGAGCTGGCCGAGAGACTCATCATTGAAATGATTGTCGTCCTGTACAGACAATTTGAGCACCTCAATCTGCATACAGACTGGTCGCTGGAGGGGCTGCTGAGCAGGCTGCACGGTCTGGGCACACTTTCTGCGATGATCGCGGCACTGAAAATGGAATTCAGTGAGTGGATGCTGGGAAGCAATAAGTCAGCTACCCGCGAGGATGGCCGGAGCGTGGTCGAAAAATCCATGCGGTATATAGAAGCCAACTATCACAAGGATCTCAGCATAGAAGAGGTGGCGGAGGTGGCGGATTTGAGCATCAGCCATTTCTGTACGCTGTTCAAGCAAATCTCCGGTTATACCTTCCTGGAGTTCGTTACACACTGCCGGATGGAGAAAGCCAAATATATTTTGCAGAACAGCAATGTTAAGGTTTATCAGGTTGCGCCGCTAGTCGGCTACCAGGACCCGCGCTATTTTACACAGGTGTTCAAAAAAGCCACCGGCAAGACACCGACGGAATACCGTGAGGAAAATTCCCGGCAGGCGAATTAA